ATTATCAATCATGATCACACAATCAGAGAAGTGCCATAGAAAAAATTAACAGAATGGTATTTTCTGATCAAAGATTTGCTGTGCTATGGTAATTAAACAAGTTAAGTTGCAAGAAAGAAGAGAGCCAAGAAGTGAATGGGAGAAATGTGCCAAACTACATACAAAACAGGCACCCTGAATTTCACCCAAGTTTGGCCAGGAAAATAATCGTACATAATCTAAATTCAAGTTTAACAAGACAAAAACATTCAAATTACGTTTTTGACAAATTCTTGAAGTCACTTTACCTGGATTGCGGACCAATGACATTTTTTTGGTAGCCCCCTTGCTGAATTGACAGCCTTGGTCTGCTAACATGAACTTCAAGTTGAGCAAGAATGAAGAAAAGAAGGCAAACAAGAAATGAAGGGAGGCAATGAGCCAAACCACAGACAAGGTACGAGTATCACAAATTAACATTGTAAAGCGTTACCTACTGAAGGAATTTATAAAACTAGTATCAATGTACCTTACAACCGGCTTAACAATGGCTGGTTTTGGTGGCTTTTGAGTTTTGAAGGTAACAGGTTTCTTGTAAGTTCCTCCAGGGAGCCATGATGATGGTCTGCAATGATCAACTATTAGTATGAGTATCAAGAAATCTAGGAGCAGGAAAGATACGCCAAAATACTGTGACAGATTAATGGAGAAGGCAATGCTCCAagaccatcctagtactagtagtacctTGCAGTTGGCTGAACAACTGGTCGTTTTTTGGTAGCTCCTAACAGCAGTGCTCTTTTGGTAGCCTCCTCCATGAATCGCAGTAGTAGTTCTGCTATGGTTGAACATGAGTTGAATATCAGAAGCGAATGCAAAGAAGAATCCAAAATGCAGTATCCAAGTGAGACAGTTTCTCTAAGGTATCCATACCTTCTTGCTGGCTGAGAAGCACCAAGAGTTTTGTTGTCTCTGAGAGGAGCTGGATTTTGGTGGCCTACTCCTCTGTAGAGCCCAGCCGGCTGCAGTCTGCCTCTCTGTTGCATTGCTGCCATTGCTAGGCAACAGGTTTTCAACTCCCAACCGCTTGATTTCTGTAGGTTTTCAGATGAAGCAGCTGACACTGTCTCTTACCTCAGCTGCTGATGAAAGCCTGCAACTCTGCAAGCAATATGGTGTTCACTCTGCCTGTGACTGACTTTGAGCTGAGGAATGCATGCTGATGCTGCAGCCGACCGGCCGCTGGTTTTATAGCACTCTGGCGGCAGGTTGGCCGTGATAAACAGCCAGGCTTGACCGGAGAGGAGGACAAAGAAGGTCTTTTCCTTTTGTTCTGCAGTTTGGTCTACAATGGTAGATGGCATGGAAATTGGCATTCTTCAGGTTGTACAGTAATTGGTCAATGCTACCTGCCGTGTGTTTCAGAGGTAAGCTACAAAACAGGTTTGTGGATGGAAGGTGTAACACTTTGTCAGGAAACACTTGTGATTAATTTGCTCCTCATATGATCAAATCTATCATTTTTTAGGTCTTTTGGCTAGTATAAAGGTGGTGATAAACGAGCAAGATggtttggatatattggagccATTGTCTGCTAGGTCCCTAGTATCAACTTGCTGCTGTCCTATTATTGGAGTCTCATATTCAAACTAGCTATATGATTAGAACTTAGAAGCATTAAGACTAACATTAGCAATTCATTATAAGTTTGACTCGAAGACTAAAGCGTCATTAAATAGCATTAGCTGATACCAAATGAGGAAGAGAAGGCCTTTTGTGGTGCTTTCTTCCTGGAAGAAGCACTACATCTACACATGGTTACGGCGATGGACTCTCTCCCCCATGTACAAGCCATATCTTTATCAGATTGATGGTTAGACATGGCTAGAGAAGGAGCCAGGATGATCAAAActacccaaaaaaaatatagagagaGTAAACTGGTCTAAAGTGAAACTTTGACAATAAAAAATGATCCAAACGGCAATAGATACTGTTGATATTGACAAACTACAATACTTTGATGGGGAATGCTTCCTCTCAGGCTTACTGATGAATGCATGCTGATGCTGCAGCCGGCCGCTGGTGGCGGATTGGCCATGATAATCAGTCAGGCCTGAGCAGAGAGGAACATCAAGATCTTCTCCTTTTGTTTTGGCAATTTGGTCTACTATGGTAAATGGCATTCTCCAAGTTGTACAGTATAGTTGCCATCAATGCTACAAAACAGACTGGATGGAAGGTTTCCTGATATGATCATTTCCTGAAAAGTTGAGTTCTACAGGAAAATTAACTGGAATGGGTTAGATTCTGCGTAGATCAGTGCCCAATGTGACAAGAATACAAGATATATCAACTAAACAATTTATTTCCAAATAACGAGTGCACATCAACTACACATTATTTCCAGAGTAATTCAATCACAATACACACAATAATATGACGCTCTAAAAAATGCATAACACATAATATTGCATCAAGGGCATTCCCCTGTTACAATCACCATACAGAAAACATTCACACATGTTACAATCTCCAGAAACAAATACTAATGTTCAAATGTCATGATGAGATGCAAATTTTACCAAGAAAACTGAAAATACGAGGGGAGCAGAGCATCAGCCATCAGCAATTCAGGTTTCAGGACATACCAGAAGTAGGACTAGCCTCTACATGAATTTCTGAAGATTGAGTAGCAGGTGGACTAGAGCTGACTGTGTCCTGAACATGGGTAGACACATCACTGCTCTGATTAGATGGTCCAGGAGTGTTGTTCCTGAAATTTTCACTCTTCTGTTGCTGCCATAATTCGCTCTTCTCAATGCCATAGTGGCAAAACAAAGCCCAGATGACGGTTATGAACTCGACACCGGATTTGAGGTCCTCCGCAAGAGCTGCTGTGTCAGAACTGGGAGCAATGTGCACAAGCAAGTGAACCCACACGTCAGATAGGATCTCCCAACGACATTCTTGGCACTCCTCGTTGATCAGTGCATTGGCCAGTATAGCGCCTTGTTGCAATATGTTTCCACTCAGATTTAGACCATTTTTGCTTGGAACAAGAGCTTTCTGCTCCTTTTCCATAAGCTTGTTGTATATGCTCTGAAATGAGTGACAGTCACTGAGCATTTCATGAGCACACTGAACAGCATCATGAAAGGCCTTCTTGGACATTAAAATGGTATCGGGGAGCAGTTTGGGCTTTGAAGCCAGCAGGTACATACAGTACCGTGATAAGCAATTTGACACTGTATATGCCTTTTGAAGCTCATCAGTAAGAGTCTTTTCATCCACCAGAAACGATGATAATCTTGACATTTTTGTTAAGTTGATTTTCTGGTCATTGGCAAGCTTAATCTCACATAGGCTTGTTGCAATGTGCCAGACTAGAATAACACGGGAGCATGTCGGTACCTCTGCAAGGCATGCCAACCAATAACGCTCTGCTCTGTCACTGACACGAGGCAAAGGAAGGTTTCTTGACAGAGGATGGCCCTCAAGATCCATGGAGCGGAGTGCTTGAATTACTACTGCCTTCACATTCTTGGCTGTACTAGcattcatttttccttttgagGGAACTGTAATTGCATTTTGATTTCTTTCTAGAATACAAGAGATTAATTTCCATACCGACATGCTTGAGCTGAATGGTTGCAGGAAGACATGCTGGCGCATAAATATAGTTCTTTCCCCATGTTTGGCAGGCATATTCACAATGACATATTTCAGCCATCTGTTTCTGAACTTCACAAAGTTGCACATGGCTATTAGTTTTGCCCACTTCGATAGGAAGTAATTAATCATCCTAAAAAACTCAGTAATCGTTACTATATTCACGGCTGTGAAAGTGATACACAAATCGTAACCAAATGAGTGCAGCAAATAACTAAGATGGGCCCAAGGGCCTCCCTCTCGTACCGATTTTGGGATATGCGTCATATTGACATCTCTAACAAGCCATAAAACCATCCAAAACTTCGCCAAAGACAGCAGAAGAGTGAAAAAGAGTGAAAGAAGCCCCCTGCAGAAGACCATAGGATAACTGGAGTGGAGGGAATCCCGGAGGAAGCTGACATCCAGCTCCAGGATACCGAACAGTTCCTTTTCAGCACTATCTGAGAGGATCCTCTTGCTGATTAGCTTTCGGGTCATGTAAACAGTAGCTTCATGCAACGTTGCTCCTTCCAGCCTACACCGGAGCAACCGAGATAATGCAAATGCCAGGGCCATGTCCTTCATGTTGTTCCCCTGCATGTTGATGGAGGTTAGCAGCAAGGCACTATCACATCGCCAAATCTTGTCCAAGGTAACTAGGGACTTCAAGTCTTCAACTTTTAGAATGTGTGCACTCTTTCGGCTTTTCTGTAACTCTCCATAAACCAAGTACTTGTATCCTTCCATAGTCTCTGGGTTGCATATTTCAGGGTTAAAGTTGCTCTTGTTAACATTGGCACCCATGTACTCCTGAAGAAGTTCTGAACTACGACCATTCCACAAGGACTTGGATGCTATATGGCGCGCCAGAATCTTGTAGAAGCACTGAAGTACCAGAAGACCCCAAAAGAACCAAAATGGAAAACGCCACAATTTGGAGCCACGTGTTAAATTCATGTATGCCACAACTAAAAGCTTCAACACATTTCTCAGCTCAAAAAACATTCCAGAACTAGAGCGGCCATGGATGCTAGAGCGGAGACCAACCAGTATAAGGGCCCAGACTGGGAACAGCTGGTTATTTAAAGGTGCAGCTTGCATAGCCCCCATAATGTATACAAGGGTGGCGTCAGCCACAGGATCCAGGAAGTTCACCATGGATCTGTATATACGGGTGAAGAAAAGGCTTGAGAAGAAGAACATCAGATAGAGGATGGTGAGGATTCCCATTATGACTCGGATGCGAAGCAAGACATAGCTCTCCAGATTCCATTTGATAAGAAAGTTTGCAATAAGAGCACCAGGACTCATTTTTAGTTTTCCCACAGAAAAGTGCGTAGTCAAAATTAACCGCAGACCCTGGCAAATTAAACTTATAGAGAAACTTCATCAGAAATATAGGTTACAGAATATATATCAAATGCAATGAAGGGTCATGAACTTATGCTGACAATGCTATACTGGACCATTGTAACAAGATTTACATGCTTCACGGGCCTGTATGGGATGAGATGGGTGCTGGTGCTACAAATAATCAATATTTGAAAGTGGAGAACTTATTATTGCTTAATGAAATAttctctctgtcccaaaatatagttacCTTTATAGTTCAACTTATTATTGATTAGtgaaatactctctccgtcccaaaatataactgcTTTTCTAGGTAGAAGATAAATACAGTGAGGTTTTCCATGACCTGCCCTAGAAATCTGAAAATATATTAGTGgccatatttaaaaatatttatatacagTGAGGCTTCTTGCTTGTGCATTTCATTCACTATACGGTTTGATCCTTCTCTTGATCAGTAGTCAGTAACAGTAAGCTACAATTCTTTGGATAGAATGGGCAAATTAGCTTATGATGACACAATCTACACAAATCTATGTAGCACTTTCTAGCCAATTAGCCAATGAGTAGAGCAAACGATGGGTGTACCTGCTTCAGCTTGTGCTTGGCAACCTTGCTGCGGTCCACAGCAATGTTTATCTATCTATTTGGACCTTGTTATGATTTCCTGACAATCTTCTGTCAGTTAAAATGGTGTTGACAATGTGTGCTCTGCTTTTGACCTGCAAAAAACTGCAACTAGTAAGAAAACTCTTCCTAACCAGTAACCAAGCAGCTGCTATTTCGAACTGTGACTGCACAAACAGAGCCAGTGAAAGGCAAGCATGTTATACTTTTCATGCAATCTGTTGCTTGCAGCTACAAGAAAAATCCAGGCAGCGGGTGATTCAAGCATGCAATACAGATACATCAGAAGCTGCGTTAGTATGGCGAAAAGGAGTCAATCTTACCCATTCAGGATTCAGCAGCTTCTCATGGCATATTATCCACAGCTCGGGCAGATGGAGAGAACTCTAGGCAAGACCTTGAGCCAAGAAGGCAGCACTGGGATCTGGAAACTGGCAAGTTGTCATAGGCTGAGTTCCTCCATTACCTCCAATTCGATATAGCGATTATAAAATTGAACCACGCATCCCGCGGTAGAGGCCTTGATTAATGATGAGACTTTATTTTTAACACACTTCCTAAAATATGGCGTTTGCCACGGAATAAATAATTCTGGCAGAGCTATCTTGCTACACTCTGCATCTATGACCAAAGCAGTTTTAATGTAATACTGCAATGTTGCTGGAAGTAACCacggaaaaaaaattcatatgtcCAGCTTTCACATGATCGGACTGAATATGGCAGGTTTGGGTGTCGGATCTGGACTTGCTCATCCATCTGGATATACCAGAAAACTATTCGAGttacataaaaaagaaaaccattGAATCAAAAGTCAAAACTGCTGTTCCCTTCCATGATTTGTTTGTCCATTACTCCATCCAATAATCCCATAGGATTACTGTTCCTATCCCATTATTTCATGATTTGAGGAGACATGCACcggaatatatatttttctgaaaaaaaaagagaggagatcgGACTGAGCTGCGAAAATTTTACCGCGATGAATCAGAGAAACAGAGAGCTCCACATCGCACCATGGAGTCCCATTGAGCGAGATGCCAAGGCCATGGCCGACCCAGCAAGCATGCCCCCGTGGAGCGCCCTCCTCAAGCGCCAGCCATGCTCGCCGCAGCAGTACTATCCCCGATTTGACCCCCATCGCCACCGCTGCAACCGCCGCCATTTCACTTCCTCCGGAcctccctccccgccggcgagcggcggataCAGCGgagaaaatgggggaaaagcAACTGGGAGATTGGAGGAAGGGAGCCAtcagcttccgccgccgccgccgccgccgctcgacgggtctgcg
The nucleotide sequence above comes from Oryza glaberrima chromosome 11, OglaRS2, whole genome shotgun sequence. Encoded proteins:
- the LOC127755810 gene encoding uncharacterized protein LOC127755810, which translates into the protein MVHFSISLICQGLRLILTTHFSVGKLKMSPGALIANFLIKWNLESYVLLRIRVIMGILTILYLMFFFSSLFFTRIYRSMVNFLDPVADATLVYIMGAMQAAPLNNQLFPVWALILVGLRSSIHGRSSSGMFFELRNVLKLLVVAYMNLTRGSKLWRFPFWFFWGLLVLQCFYKILARHIASKSLWNGRSSELLQEYMGANVNKSNFNPEICNPETMEGYKYLVYGELQKSRKSAHILKVEDLKSLVTLDKIWRCDSALLLTSINMQGNNMKDMALAFALSRLLRCRLEGATLHEATVYMTRKLISKRILSDSAEKELFGILELDVSFLRDSLHSSYPMVFCRGLLSLFFTLLLSLAKFWMVLWLVRDVNMTHIPKSVREGGPWAHLSYLLHSFGYDLCITFTAVNIVTITEFFRMINYFLSKWAKLIAMCNFVKFRNRWLKYVIVNMPAKHGERTIFMRQHVFLQPFSSSMSVWKLISCILERNQNAITVPSKGKMNASTAKNVKAVVIQALRSMDLEGHPLSRNLPLPRVSDRAERYWLACLAEVPTCSRVILVWHIATSLCEIKLANDQKINLTKMSRLSSFLVDEKTLTDELQKAYTVSNCLSRYCMYLLASKPKLLPDTILMSKKAFHDAVQCAHEMLSDCHSFQSIYNKLMEKEQKALVPSKNGLNLSGNILQQGAILANALINEECQECRWEILSDVWVHLLVHIAPSSDTAALAEDLKSGVEFITVIWALFCHYGIEKSELWQQQKSENFRNNTPGPSNQSSDVSTHVQDTVSSSPPATQSSEIHVEASPTSELNFSGNDHIRKPSIQSVL